The Psychrobacillus sp. FSL K6-4046 DNA window ACAAAGTGAAATAATACAAGTTCATGCAGATAGCCCTTCCATCCTAATAGCAAATGGTAATAGATTCACGGAAGTGAGAGAAACAACAGGTAGTGAATTCACTATTGGAGAGAAGGTTGGGGAGGTACAAGAAAATGTCGGTCGAGATATTGTACCAAGCAATAATCTTTCCTCCAATGCATTAGCGCCTGGGACGGAAATCTATTCCATTAACGAGGATCCGGATATTTACCTTGCCAAGATCTCTAGCAGTAGCTATATGATTTATATTAGTGAGTAGTTTGTGTGGATGAGTTGTTAAAATATAAAAAAAGTAAAGGTAAAAGTGACAAAAGCTAAGAGAGAATTTTCGCTTAACAGGTCTCTTTTACCTTTTTATAAAACGAAAATAGAACATATGTGTGGTATAATAGAGAGATAATAGTGTGGTAGCTCAAGGGTGGTTGGTTCACTCCCGTTAGAGAGGGGGTGGTGCCTTGTCAGTATTCGAAGCATTGATGTTTGCGGTAGCATTTGCAACATTGGTCGTTGTAATATTGTCGTTTAACCATAAAAAATAACCCATCCTTGAGTTGAGAGCTCAGATGGGTTAATCCTAATGAAAGCCAATCCCCTTTGGGACCAACTATTACAATGGACTGGTTGATGCACTAACATCAATCAGTCTTTTTTAATGTACGCAGTTGTTACTTTTAGTATACGTTTGGAAAAAAATCTTTTCAAGTAGTTCATCTTTTTTTAGTGACTGCTAATTACCCAAAGTGCGCTCTATCTAGATAAGATAAGGTATTAAGCGAGTAAGTATAAATCTTAAGAGCATTTTTTACAGTGAGTTTTTCCAATATCTTTTTTTAAATCAGACCCCAAACCGCTGTCTATACCCACATTTTCTACACATTTCCTCAACAGCTTCTCTTCTAGTGAAACCATCGTAAAGCGCATTTGCTCGTTCACCTTCAATTATTTCAGAGAAGGGGGTTTTGTTGATATTACCTAGGTTTATGACTCCTTCACCGTCTAAACAGCAGGGCACTACAGTTCCGTCTACCAGGATAGCAGCTTGACTTCGAAGAGCATGGCAGAAACCTTTCCCGTCGTCCTCTGGAGCCTGTAGACTTGGCCACTGGAATTCGTGATCTTGGTTTAAGAAGACATTTGGAGCGATTTTAATCCCTTTACCTGGTTGTACCTTTTCTTCAATTCTGAAGTCTAGGTTATATTCATTCTCTAAAATTTCTAATGTTTCTCTATTTCTCCGCTGTACTAGGTCTGACACCTGGTCTTGCTGGAGGTTCCATAAGCGGTAAGAAATAATTGTGTTATGCTCTCTCGAATCACGTACGAATTCAAGAATATCTCCTAAGTACTTTTCACGATTCTCAGATCCTTCATGACCATCAAAGCTGTGAAGAGAGAAGTTGATTTGACGAAGTGCTGGTTTACCTAATAATTTCTCTCTATTCTTTTTGATTAACGTTCCGTTAGTAGTGATATTAACCTTAAAACCCTTTGCATGAGAAGCATCTAGAAGCTGATCGATACGAGCGTGGAGTAGTGGCTCTCCTTTTACATGCAGGTAAATATATCTCGTATGGTCCTTTATTTGGTCAAGGATATTATTAAATGCATCTAATTTAATAATGTTAGCCTTACGAGCAGTGGGTGGACAAAAACTACAAGCAAGATTACAGACACTTGTAATTTCTATATACATCTTTTTAAAAGTTTTCAAGTTTTCTTCACCGTTCCAGTTCTATTTGATAAACAACTATACTCATTTTAACAGAAAAATATTTTAGGGGGAGAGCTTTCTAAAAGTATATTTTACGGTAGAAGGAAAACCTTCAGATTTTGCCGAATGAAGCATGAGAGATAATTTTAAAGGAGGCGTGTCTATTGGAAAAAAAGATTCGATGGGGAGTTTTAAGCAAGGCGAGAATTGCAAGAGAACAGCTTATCCCGGCAATCCAAAGAGCTGGAAATGCTGAGTTAGTGGCTATTGCAAGTAGAGGAAGTAAAGTGCATGAGGTTGCAAAGGAATTAGAAATTAATATCGCTTATGAAAGCTATGAAGAGCTTCTCGCCAATCCAACTATTGATGCAATCTATATTCCCTTACCTAATCATTTACATAAGGAATGGGTGATTAAAGCAGCCAAGGCAGGAAAGCACGTACTTTGTGAAAAGCCAATTTCGCTTACGTCCCAAGAAGCAATCGAGATTATTGAAGTCTGTAAGGAACAAAATGTGAAGTTTATGGAGGCTTTCATGTATCAGCTCCACCCACAGCATACACGTGTAAAAGAACTCATCTCTTCCGGTGTTATAGGAGAGATCAAACTGGTTACTGCTAGCCACTCGTTCTAT harbors:
- a CDS encoding radical SAM/SPASM domain-containing protein encodes the protein MKTFKKMYIEITSVCNLACSFCPPTARKANIIKLDAFNNILDQIKDHTRYIYLHVKGEPLLHARIDQLLDASHAKGFKVNITTNGTLIKKNREKLLGKPALRQINFSLHSFDGHEGSENREKYLGDILEFVRDSREHNTIISYRLWNLQQDQVSDLVQRRNRETLEILENEYNLDFRIEEKVQPGKGIKIAPNVFLNQDHEFQWPSLQAPEDDGKGFCHALRSQAAILVDGTVVPCCLDGEGVINLGNINKTPFSEIIEGERANALYDGFTRREAVEEMCRKCGYRQRFGV